A window of Streptomyces sp. DG1A-41 contains these coding sequences:
- a CDS encoding MFS transporter, with protein MPSGLVALALGGFGIGLTEFLIAGLLPQVASSFAVSEAAAGWLISGYALSVAVGAIALTAATARLPRKQVLVGLVALFVIGNLLSAIAPNYPVMLLGRIVAALCHGSFFGIGSLVARSLVAPEKKSQAVAVMFAGLTVANVLGVPFGALVGERWGWRAAFWAVTAIGVLALAGIAALVPAWAGRVRPGTGTDPIPGRSVTGPDESDPAPPAACGRSCGRSGPGRSG; from the coding sequence ATGCCGAGTGGACTCGTCGCGCTGGCACTCGGCGGGTTCGGTATCGGTCTGACCGAGTTCCTCATCGCCGGGCTGCTGCCGCAGGTGGCGTCGAGTTTCGCGGTGTCCGAGGCGGCCGCGGGCTGGCTGATCTCGGGGTACGCGCTGAGCGTCGCGGTGGGCGCGATCGCGCTGACCGCGGCGACCGCACGGCTGCCTCGCAAGCAGGTCCTGGTCGGCCTGGTGGCGCTGTTCGTCATCGGCAACCTGCTCTCCGCCATCGCGCCGAACTACCCGGTGATGCTGCTCGGGCGCATCGTCGCGGCGTTGTGCCACGGTTCGTTCTTCGGCATCGGCTCGCTGGTCGCGCGCAGTCTGGTCGCCCCGGAGAAGAAGTCCCAGGCCGTGGCGGTCATGTTCGCCGGGCTGACGGTCGCGAACGTGCTGGGCGTGCCGTTCGGCGCGCTGGTCGGTGAACGCTGGGGCTGGAGGGCGGCGTTCTGGGCGGTCACCGCGATCGGCGTGCTCGCGCTGGCGGGAATCGCCGCGTTGGTGCCCGCGTGGGCGGGCCGGGTCCGGCCGGGAACAGGAACGGATCCCATACCGGGTCGGTCGGTCACCGGGCCCGACGAGTCGGACCCAGCTCCCCCAGCGGCCTGCGGGCGCAGTTGCGGGCGTTCCGGTCCTGGCAGGTCTGGCTGA
- a CDS encoding HNH endonuclease family protein, producing the protein MRRLRGGAALAVAVMCAVLAGCEGLTEPSDGGGPSGSGVPTAGDGRAVNPLDNPDGTKPGLAAITSTEDKARARALIEKVGTKGRGPRTGYERDKFGYAWMDSAPADVPFARNGCDSRNDVLKRDGEDLRFRSGSDCVVMALTLHDPYTGKVIEWTKSRATEVQIDHVMPLSYDWQMGASRWTEDKREAIANDPLNLVPVDGRTNGSKGDSGPASWLPPNKRIRCAYSVRFAQVSLKYELPVTAADKRMMLEQCGG; encoded by the coding sequence GTGAGGCGTCTGAGGGGCGGGGCGGCACTGGCCGTCGCGGTGATGTGCGCTGTGCTGGCCGGCTGCGAAGGCCTGACCGAGCCATCGGACGGCGGTGGCCCCTCGGGCTCCGGCGTCCCCACGGCCGGCGACGGACGAGCCGTGAACCCGCTGGACAACCCGGACGGCACGAAGCCGGGCCTGGCGGCGATCACGTCCACCGAGGACAAGGCGAGGGCCCGTGCCTTGATCGAGAAGGTGGGGACGAAGGGGCGCGGCCCCAGGACGGGCTACGAACGGGACAAGTTCGGCTACGCCTGGATGGATTCGGCACCGGCCGATGTCCCCTTCGCCCGCAACGGGTGCGACTCGCGCAACGACGTCCTGAAGCGTGACGGGGAGGACCTTCGCTTCCGGTCGGGCTCGGACTGCGTCGTCATGGCACTGACGCTGCACGACCCGTACACCGGGAAGGTCATCGAGTGGACCAAGTCCCGTGCGACGGAGGTCCAGATAGACCACGTCATGCCGCTGTCCTACGACTGGCAGATGGGCGCCTCGCGCTGGACGGAGGACAAGCGGGAGGCCATCGCGAACGACCCGCTCAACCTCGTCCCGGTGGACGGGCGGACCAACGGCTCGAAGGGCGACTCCGGTCCGGCGTCCTGGCTGCCGCCGAACAAGCGGATCCGCTGCGCCTATTCGGTGCGCTTCGCCCAGGTGTCGCTGAAGTACGAGCTCCCCGTCACGGCGGCGGACAAGCGGATGATGCTGGAGCAGTGCGGGGGCTGA
- a CDS encoding SurA N-terminal domain-containing protein, with protein sequence MHRRRRTALVLTAAIAAAAPLLTACGNDAHPGAAAVVGGQRITVSQLEERVGEVRAAQRAAVRNDAQYQQAIAGTGTLTRDTLHTMVLDRVLHRAAADAGVTVTRREIQEMRSGLEEQAGGAKELETTWLQQYGIPPQRLEENLRLQLEAQKLARKLGTATDRPEFWKALSEASKDLNVDLNPRYGTWDVQKSSRADAKTPWVRDVSAAQTQQGM encoded by the coding sequence TTGCACCGCCGCCGTCGCACCGCGCTCGTCCTCACCGCCGCGATCGCCGCCGCGGCGCCCCTCCTCACCGCCTGCGGCAACGACGCGCATCCCGGCGCGGCGGCCGTGGTGGGCGGCCAGCGGATCACCGTCTCCCAGCTGGAGGAGCGGGTCGGCGAGGTACGCGCGGCCCAGCGGGCGGCCGTGCGGAACGACGCCCAGTACCAGCAGGCCATCGCCGGGACGGGCACGCTCACCCGCGACACCCTGCACACCATGGTCCTCGACCGGGTGCTGCACCGCGCCGCCGCCGACGCCGGTGTGACCGTCACCCGCAGGGAGATCCAGGAGATGCGGTCCGGCCTGGAGGAGCAGGCCGGCGGCGCCAAGGAACTGGAGACGACCTGGCTCCAGCAGTACGGCATCCCGCCGCAGCGGCTCGAAGAGAACCTCCGCCTCCAGCTGGAGGCCCAGAAGCTCGCCCGGAAACTCGGCACCGCCACCGACCGTCCCGAGTTCTGGAAGGCCCTGTCCGAGGCCTCCAAGGACCTGAACGTCGACCTCAACCCGCGCTACGGCACCTGGGACGTCCAGAAGAGCAGCCGCGCCGACGCGAAGACGCCGTGGGTGCGGGACGTGTCGGCGGCCCAGACGCAGCAGGGCATGTAG
- a CDS encoding nucleoside triphosphate pyrophosphohydrolase — MNANSPEATPRPEQAAPGTAGTAAPGRIVLLTTSHRVAPGLLSWPAWQALHAADQVLCADGAHPQLPYLREAGITVDEASPTAQELVDACAGGRTVVVVATGEGEPALTDGLARLAGTGRVAMPELELLPASYDLPGARLLDLVQVMDRIRAECPWSSQQTHKGLAKYGIEEAYELVEAIEEGDRGELREELGDVLLQVVFHARIAEEDLDAPFSIDDVAAGIVAKLIHRHPHVFGDETASSPEEVKAHWLRTKAVEKQRTSITEGIPLGQPGLALAAKLASRARTANLDIPLPPVEGIGYDLLALAVRAESEGVDPEAALRAAARAYRDAIREAEG; from the coding sequence GTGAACGCCAACAGCCCCGAAGCCACACCGCGACCCGAGCAGGCCGCCCCCGGAACGGCCGGCACCGCCGCCCCCGGCCGCATCGTCCTGCTCACCACCAGCCACCGCGTCGCCCCCGGCCTGCTGTCCTGGCCCGCCTGGCAGGCACTGCACGCGGCCGACCAGGTGCTGTGCGCGGACGGCGCGCACCCGCAGCTGCCGTATCTGCGCGAGGCGGGGATAACCGTCGACGAGGCGTCCCCGACGGCCCAGGAACTGGTCGACGCCTGCGCCGGCGGCCGCACGGTGGTCGTCGTGGCGACGGGCGAGGGCGAGCCGGCCCTGACGGACGGCCTGGCCCGCCTCGCCGGCACCGGCCGCGTCGCCATGCCCGAGCTGGAGCTGCTGCCCGCCTCCTATGACCTGCCGGGCGCCCGCCTGCTCGATCTCGTCCAGGTCATGGACCGCATCCGCGCCGAGTGCCCGTGGTCGTCCCAGCAGACCCACAAGGGCCTGGCCAAGTACGGCATCGAGGAGGCGTACGAACTCGTCGAGGCGATCGAGGAGGGCGACCGCGGCGAACTGCGCGAGGAGCTCGGTGACGTCCTCCTCCAGGTCGTCTTCCACGCCCGGATCGCCGAAGAGGACCTGGACGCTCCCTTCTCCATCGACGACGTCGCCGCCGGCATCGTCGCCAAGCTGATCCACCGCCACCCGCATGTCTTCGGCGACGAGACGGCCAGCTCGCCCGAGGAGGTCAAGGCGCACTGGCTGCGCACCAAGGCGGTCGAGAAGCAGCGCACCTCGATCACCGAGGGCATCCCCCTCGGCCAGCCCGGCCTGGCCCTCGCCGCCAAGCTCGCGTCCCGGGCCCGCACAGCGAACCTGGACATACCGCTCCCGCCCGTCGAGGGCATCGGCTACGACCTGCTGGCCCTGGCGGTCCGCGCGGAGTCGGAGGGCGTCGACCCGGAGGCGGCCCTGAGGGCGGCGGCCCGCGCGTACCGGGACGCGATCAGGGAGGCCGAGGGCTGA
- a CDS encoding N-acetyltransferase yields MQSKISSLADRPDMLERVVGMADSWPEFAIQDLVGAAHFPRLATELPEYVLFAEDEQGEVVANAYSVPFALEAEGRGRLPANGWDTVVVWAFSDLRRGARPDTVSAISVSVAPQAQGRGLSALMLSAMRDNARARGFREVVAPVRPSAKHLEPHTPIEEYAHRVRPDGLPQDPWLRVHARAGATIDSVAPASMTVAASLADWRRWTGLPFDTQGDIEVPGALVPVRCELDRGYAVYVEPNVWMRHPL; encoded by the coding sequence ATGCAGTCGAAGATATCGAGCCTGGCCGACCGCCCGGACATGCTGGAGCGCGTCGTCGGGATGGCGGACAGCTGGCCGGAGTTCGCGATCCAGGACCTCGTGGGTGCCGCACACTTCCCGCGCCTTGCCACCGAACTCCCGGAGTACGTCCTGTTCGCCGAGGACGAGCAGGGCGAGGTCGTCGCGAACGCCTACAGCGTGCCCTTCGCCCTGGAGGCCGAGGGCCGTGGCCGACTGCCCGCGAACGGCTGGGACACGGTTGTCGTGTGGGCGTTCTCCGATCTGCGTCGCGGGGCCCGCCCCGACACCGTCAGCGCGATCTCGGTCTCCGTCGCCCCGCAGGCCCAGGGCCGTGGCCTGTCCGCGCTGATGCTCTCGGCCATGCGCGACAACGCCCGGGCGCGCGGCTTCCGGGAGGTCGTAGCCCCGGTCCGCCCCAGCGCCAAGCACCTGGAACCGCACACGCCCATCGAGGAGTACGCCCACCGCGTCCGCCCCGACGGGCTGCCCCAGGACCCGTGGCTGCGGGTCCATGCCCGGGCCGGTGCCACCATCGACTCCGTGGCACCGGCGTCCATGACGGTGGCCGCCTCACTGGCGGACTGGCGCCGCTGGACGGGGCTGCCCTTCGACACCCAGGGCGACATCGAGGTGCCCGGCGCCTTGGTGCCGGTGCGCTGCGAGCTGGACCGCGGGTACGCGGTGTACGTCGAGCCCAACGTGTGGATGCGGCATCCTCTGTGA
- a CDS encoding MFS transporter — protein MRAFRSWQVWLTLAATALSYGGMFGAFSYIAYTFTEVSGFASADVAWLLMVYGVGLVVGNLVGGRAADRDRDRALVLALFGLTLTLASFGLLAGSATASVVLVFVMGVTGFASVPGMITRVTDFAHGAALAASANVSASNVGNALGAWLGGVAITAGLGYTSPLYVGAGIALLSTVVMVIAARGARSPRGVDRVPTR, from the coding sequence TTGCGGGCGTTCCGGTCCTGGCAGGTCTGGCTGACGCTGGCGGCGACCGCGCTCAGCTACGGCGGGATGTTCGGCGCGTTCAGTTACATCGCCTACACGTTCACCGAGGTCAGCGGCTTCGCCTCGGCGGATGTCGCCTGGCTGCTGATGGTGTACGGCGTCGGCCTGGTCGTCGGGAACCTGGTCGGCGGGCGCGCGGCCGACCGCGACCGTGACCGTGCCCTGGTCCTCGCCCTGTTCGGACTCACCCTCACCCTGGCCTCGTTCGGGCTGCTGGCCGGCAGCGCGACCGCCTCGGTCGTCCTGGTGTTCGTGATGGGGGTGACCGGGTTCGCCAGCGTGCCCGGGATGATCACGCGTGTCACCGACTTCGCGCACGGAGCGGCACTGGCCGCCAGCGCCAACGTGTCCGCGTCCAACGTCGGCAACGCCCTCGGCGCCTGGCTCGGAGGCGTGGCCATCACCGCGGGCCTCGGCTACACGTCACCGCTCTATGTCGGCGCCGGCATCGCCCTGTTGTCCACCGTCGTCATGGTGATCGCAGCGCGCGGAGCCAGGTCTCCCCGAGGGGTGGATCGTGTCCCCACGCGGTAA